The proteins below come from a single Methanolobus chelungpuianus genomic window:
- a CDS encoding undecaprenyl diphosphate synthase family protein: MSVITSMYESYLLGQIERTSARVPKHVSLVLSETDLLYSNGLGKMKDYISWCRQLDISITSIYVDVLDTEELLRTEMIGKLAHKLSDLLSKMPPEVGYEIYTADGELSAGRKGKELLVYISVGFGGRKEVTKAVLSVLSEVEEGKISPSDITEATIESRLKVKHEPDIFIRSGGKHLSDFLIWQSVYSELYFTDVNWRNMRKLDILRIIRDFQKRQRRFGK; encoded by the coding sequence ATGAGCGTTATCACATCTATGTACGAGAGTTACCTGCTGGGGCAGATAGAAAGAACATCTGCAAGAGTGCCCAAGCATGTATCCCTCGTGCTTTCCGAGACAGACCTGCTATATTCAAACGGCCTCGGGAAGATGAAGGACTACATATCATGGTGCAGGCAGCTGGATATCAGCATTACAAGCATCTACGTAGATGTACTGGACACCGAGGAGCTGCTCAGGACGGAAATGATAGGAAAGCTCGCACACAAGCTCTCGGACCTACTCTCAAAGATGCCACCTGAAGTGGGCTATGAGATCTACACCGCTGACGGCGAACTCAGTGCCGGCAGGAAGGGTAAGGAACTGCTGGTGTACATCTCGGTAGGGTTCGGAGGGCGAAAAGAGGTCACTAAAGCTGTGTTATCTGTTCTCTCAGAAGTAGAGGAGGGGAAGATATCGCCTTCAGATATCACGGAGGCGACCATCGAATCCCGGCTGAAGGTAAAGCACGAGCCGGACATCTTCATCCGCTCGGGAGGCAAGCACCTGTCGGATTTCCTTATCTGGCAGTCCGTATACTCTGAGCTCTATTTTACGGATGTGAACTGGCGCAACATGAGGAAACTGGACATCCTCAGGATAATACGGGATTTCCAGAAGCGGCAGAGAAGGTTTGGAAAATAG
- a CDS encoding HNH endonuclease translates to MSVYGNTYAATQNATKRKSAKIPIGYPSNWQFLRKEAFRRENGHCRYCLEGGIELHTHHMIHRSEGGSDDLSNLSCICIKCHSILHPRNTKLENAFKQRIEDKFELFSKFGLLSDGNLYLKSTSSDFEGDEGFHLYEDNNDIRL, encoded by the coding sequence ATGTCTGTTTATGGAAATACTTACGCAGCTACTCAAAATGCAACTAAAAGAAAATCAGCTAAAATCCCAATAGGTTATCCTAGTAACTGGCAATTTTTAAGAAAAGAAGCTTTTAGAAGAGAGAATGGTCATTGCCGATACTGTTTGGAAGGAGGAATAGAACTTCACACTCATCACATGATTCATCGCAGTGAAGGTGGAAGTGATGATTTGAGTAATTTGTCATGCATTTGTATTAAATGTCATTCCATTTTGCACCCTCGAAATACAAAGTTAGAGAATGCATTCAAACAAAGGATAGAAGATAAATTTGAATTGTTTTCAAAATTCGGACTTTTATCAGATGGTAATCTATATCTAAAATCAACATCATCTGACTTTGAAGGTGACGAAGGTTTCCATCTTTATGAGGATAACAATGATATTAGATTATGA
- a CDS encoding cytochrome-c peroxidase yields MGKILLVLIAVALLATVGTCAALSDEEELGKLLYFDENLSTPAGQSCASCHHPSVGFAGSNGLPVSQGVLPNRFGNRNSPTAAYAAYSPDFGTVTEDDETLYVGGQFWDGRANDLAEQAKGPFLNPLEMNNPNKRTVIVKIKNSAYAGFFEQVTGVSLKDLSDGNVELAYDKVAEAIAAYERTSELNQFSSKYDLYVAEEVELTEEEMLGLDLFNGKAMCSQCHPSQPGPYADQALFTDYTYDNLGTPKNVDSPFYDLPRKFNPDGAGYIDYGLGGFLKSVGTPGWELEAGKMKVPTLRNIAATSPYMHNGAFNTLTEVVDFYNTRDNATANWPEPEVAENVNVDELGDLGLNETEVSALVAFMETLTDGYTIPE; encoded by the coding sequence ATGGGTAAGATACTTTTAGTTCTAATTGCAGTTGCCTTGCTGGCAACGGTCGGAACATGCGCTGCTCTCTCGGATGAGGAGGAGCTTGGAAAGTTGTTGTATTTCGATGAGAACCTGTCAACACCTGCCGGTCAGTCGTGCGCAAGCTGCCATCACCCGTCAGTGGGCTTTGCCGGTTCTAATGGGCTGCCGGTCTCCCAGGGTGTGCTTCCGAACCGCTTTGGTAACAGGAACAGTCCCACGGCGGCTTATGCAGCCTACAGCCCTGACTTTGGCACCGTTACCGAAGATGATGAAACTCTTTACGTGGGAGGCCAGTTCTGGGACGGGCGCGCAAACGACCTGGCCGAGCAGGCAAAGGGTCCCTTCCTGAATCCCCTGGAGATGAACAATCCCAACAAGAGAACTGTGATCGTCAAGATCAAGAATTCCGCCTATGCAGGCTTCTTCGAGCAGGTGACTGGGGTAAGCCTGAAAGACCTTTCGGACGGCAATGTGGAGCTGGCCTACGATAAGGTCGCCGAGGCCATCGCTGCATACGAACGCACTTCCGAGCTCAACCAGTTCTCCTCGAAGTATGATCTCTATGTGGCAGAGGAAGTCGAGCTCACAGAGGAAGAAATGCTGGGCCTGGACCTCTTCAATGGCAAGGCAATGTGTTCGCAGTGCCATCCAAGCCAACCCGGACCCTATGCGGATCAGGCCCTGTTCACGGATTATACCTATGACAACCTGGGCACTCCTAAGAACGTGGACAGTCCCTTCTACGATCTCCCCAGGAAGTTCAATCCCGACGGAGCCGGATACATCGATTACGGCCTTGGGGGATTCCTGAAATCTGTCGGCACTCCGGGATGGGAACTGGAGGCCGGCAAGATGAAGGTGCCAACTCTCAGGAACATCGCTGCCACTTCTCCATATATGCATAACGGAGCGTTCAATACTCTCACGGAAGTCGTGGACTTCTATAATACGAGGGATAACGCCACTGCGAACTGGCCTGAGCCTGAGGTCGCTGAGAATGTCAATGTGGACGAGCTCGGGGACCTTGGCCTGAACGAGACAGAGGTTTCAGCCCTCGTAGCCTTCATGGAAACGCTCACTGATGGCTATACAATTCCTGAGTGA
- a CDS encoding ComF family protein encodes MFGNTYFCELNNFVTCWPNNNPFCRFCKHNPNKKSHSAVYTLSDNVIADSKNICGMFCSPEEHEFILKKIFINPQEHKLATELIKKFSREEYFALALKSNVCFGFYYPKNRGVKSEFSSLILAVKNQKKAAVEFFVKLLIVILSDKEEFVICVIPSHEAGLKPSGIRDIAKRLCKEPIIDGTDILVRSKTIPSKHQSGVRDLRLERESLDVINKNKIKGRNILLLDDVATTGTSLVAGRSKLLEAGAKSVASIALGHTHITS; translated from the coding sequence ATGTTTGGTAACACATATTTCTGCGAGCTTAATAATTTTGTTACATGTTGGCCAAACAATAATCCCTTTTGTCGTTTTTGTAAACACAACCCAAATAAAAAATCTCATAGTGCTGTTTATACCTTATCAGATAATGTTATAGCGGATTCAAAAAATATATGTGGGATGTTTTGCAGTCCTGAAGAGCATGAATTTATTTTAAAGAAAATATTCATAAACCCTCAAGAACATAAGTTAGCTACGGAGCTTATTAAAAAATTTTCTCGAGAGGAGTACTTTGCCTTAGCGCTAAAATCGAATGTATGTTTTGGATTTTATTATCCAAAAAATAGAGGAGTAAAGTCCGAATTTAGCTCGTTGATTTTAGCTGTTAAGAATCAGAAAAAGGCTGCAGTTGAATTTTTCGTAAAGTTACTTATTGTTATTCTTTCAGATAAGGAAGAGTTCGTTATATGCGTTATACCCAGCCATGAAGCAGGACTAAAACCCTCGGGCATAAGAGACATCGCGAAAAGATTATGCAAAGAGCCTATAATTGACGGAACTGATATATTGGTCAGAAGTAAAACGATACCCTCAAAACATCAAAGTGGAGTTCGGGACTTGAGATTAGAGAGAGAATCCTTGGATGTTATAAATAAAAATAAAATAAAAGGTAGAAACATACTGCTTTTAGATGATGTAGCAACAACTGGTACTTCCTTAGTGGCCGGAAGAAGTAAACTATTGGAGGCAGGTGCTAAATCTGTTGCATCAATTGCATTAGGGCATACTCATATTACCTCTTGA
- the dprA gene encoding DNA-processing protein DprA: protein MKPIPLLALQKMPGIGTKTIEKVLSLPNIDESATPEELIDILKTAKASFGKIIVPDIQAAQIAWKKAHYIWEISKEHNIHIITRGEDEYPELLAQIPDSPALLHVKGNINALKKDCIAIIGTRKPIEFSKAQARKISSSYASEGYAVISGLAAGIDTAAHRGALDVDGTTIAVLAHGLDTIYPASNRELAESILNKNGALISEYPYGTKINQSYFVARDRIQSGLSLGVFVIETNIKGGTMHTVNFSEKQKRALYVLKHPEILKNNPNIAGNAQLIEGKRGIAFDADNDISSIKIELERVKHKFNSKLFLQSVQEWETFNKISEASESEKNSLLEKQMNDEVKKKKTIKTTFADFL, encoded by the coding sequence ATGAAACCAATACCGTTGTTAGCATTACAAAAAATGCCTGGTATAGGTACAAAAACAATTGAGAAAGTACTTTCTTTACCAAATATCGATGAATCCGCCACCCCAGAAGAATTGATAGATATTCTTAAAACAGCAAAGGCAAGTTTTGGAAAGATAATAGTACCCGATATTCAAGCCGCTCAAATTGCCTGGAAGAAAGCTCACTATATATGGGAGATTTCAAAAGAACATAATATTCATATTATTACAAGAGGTGAAGATGAGTATCCAGAGCTATTGGCACAAATACCTGATTCACCTGCGTTATTACATGTAAAAGGTAATATCAATGCCTTGAAAAAGGACTGCATCGCAATTATAGGGACTCGAAAGCCAATAGAGTTCAGCAAAGCTCAAGCACGGAAAATAAGTTCATCATACGCATCTGAAGGGTATGCGGTTATTAGTGGCTTGGCTGCAGGTATAGATACAGCAGCTCATAGAGGCGCTTTGGATGTTGATGGAACAACAATTGCAGTTTTAGCTCACGGATTAGACACAATCTATCCCGCCAGTAATAGAGAACTTGCGGAGTCAATTCTTAACAAAAACGGTGCGCTTATTTCAGAGTATCCATATGGTACAAAGATTAATCAAAGTTACTTCGTTGCCCGCGATAGAATTCAGAGTGGATTGTCATTAGGAGTTTTCGTGATTGAAACTAATATAAAAGGTGGCACAATGCATACGGTAAATTTCTCTGAAAAACAGAAAAGAGCTCTTTATGTATTGAAGCATCCTGAAATATTAAAAAATAATCCAAATATAGCTGGTAATGCACAGTTAATCGAGGGAAAAAGAGGAATTGCATTTGATGCTGATAATGATATTAGCTCAATCAAAATTGAACTAGAAAGAGTAAAACATAAATTCAACTCAAAGCTTTTTCTTCAAAGTGTACAGGAATGGGAAACATTTAACAAAATATCTGAAGCCAGCGAGAGCGAAAAAAACTCTTTGCTCGAGAAGCAAATGAATGATGAAGTAAAAAAGAAGAAAACTATCAAAACTACTTTTGCAGATTTCCTTTAA
- the thsA gene encoding thermosome subunit alpha has translation MAGQPRYVLGSGGRRSSRGRDAQSINILAGKAVAKAVRTTLGPKGMDKMLVDSLGDIVITNDGATILREMDIEHPAAKMVVEVSKTQDDEVGDGTTTAAVLTGELLAKAEELLEKGVHPTIIASGYRHAAKKCAEILDTITIDVSKDDRETLKKLARTALTGKGAGEYKEFLADIVLDAVLSVAEETDDGIKVDVGDITIEKKEGGSILDTEMIPGLVIDKERVRPNMPKKIQNAKILLASFGIEFHKIEKDAEIKITSPDQMQLFVEQEERMVKEMVDRIIASGANVVFSQKAIDDLAQYYLEKAGIYACRRIKKSDLQKLAKATGATLFQDVTDIRPGDLGSAEMVEERDIGGAKMTVLTGCREEKTVSLVLHGGTTHIVDALKRALNDALCVVGVALEDKKIVAGGGSPEIELALRLREYAATLKGREQLAVSKFAEAFEIIPQTLAENAGLDAIDMLIELRSQHEQGNKNAGLNVYTGKVVNMYDMDVLEPLRIKTQAINSATEATVMILRIDDVVAASGKGGAMPPGMPQPDMDM, from the coding sequence TTGGCAGGACAGCCCAGGTACGTTTTAGGAAGCGGTGGCAGGAGATCTTCACGCGGAAGAGATGCACAGAGCATTAATATCCTTGCAGGTAAAGCCGTGGCAAAGGCAGTAAGAACCACACTTGGCCCCAAGGGTATGGACAAGATGCTTGTGGACTCCCTCGGTGATATTGTAATTACCAACGATGGTGCGACCATTCTCAGGGAAATGGATATCGAGCACCCGGCAGCCAAGATGGTGGTCGAGGTCTCGAAGACGCAGGATGATGAGGTCGGCGACGGTACTACCACGGCAGCTGTACTCACCGGAGAGCTTCTCGCAAAGGCAGAAGAGCTCCTGGAGAAAGGTGTCCACCCCACGATCATAGCTTCAGGATACAGGCACGCCGCAAAAAAATGTGCTGAGATCCTCGACACAATTACAATTGACGTTTCTAAGGATGACAGGGAAACTCTGAAGAAACTTGCCAGGACCGCCCTTACAGGGAAAGGCGCAGGCGAGTACAAGGAGTTCCTTGCAGATATCGTGCTCGATGCCGTTCTTTCCGTAGCGGAGGAGACCGATGATGGCATAAAGGTGGATGTGGGTGACATCACCATTGAAAAGAAAGAAGGCGGAAGCATTCTTGATACTGAGATGATCCCCGGCCTTGTTATTGACAAAGAGCGCGTCAGGCCCAACATGCCAAAGAAGATCCAGAACGCTAAGATCCTGCTGGCAAGCTTCGGCATAGAGTTCCATAAGATCGAGAAGGATGCTGAGATCAAGATCACCTCACCTGACCAGATGCAGCTTTTCGTTGAGCAGGAAGAAAGGATGGTCAAGGAAATGGTGGACAGGATCATCGCAAGTGGAGCCAATGTAGTGTTCTCCCAGAAGGCGATTGACGATCTTGCACAGTACTACCTGGAGAAGGCAGGCATATACGCATGCAGGAGAATCAAGAAGAGCGACCTCCAGAAGCTGGCAAAGGCAACCGGAGCAACCCTGTTCCAGGATGTCACCGATATCAGGCCAGGCGACCTCGGATCTGCCGAAATGGTGGAAGAGAGGGATATCGGCGGTGCCAAGATGACCGTTCTTACCGGATGCAGGGAAGAGAAGACAGTCTCACTTGTCCTCCACGGCGGTACAACACATATCGTGGATGCACTCAAGCGTGCGCTCAATGACGCACTTTGTGTGGTAGGCGTTGCACTGGAAGACAAGAAGATCGTTGCAGGCGGCGGCTCGCCGGAAATAGAGCTTGCACTCAGGCTCAGGGAATATGCTGCAACCCTCAAGGGCAGGGAACAGCTCGCAGTAAGCAAGTTCGCTGAAGCGTTCGAGATAATCCCGCAGACGCTTGCAGAGAATGCAGGTCTGGATGCCATTGACATGCTTATCGAGCTTCGCTCCCAGCACGAGCAGGGCAACAAGAACGCAGGTCTTAACGTTTACACCGGTAAGGTCGTGAACATGTACGACATGGACGTCCTTGAGCCTCTCAGGATCAAGACACAGGCTATCAATTCCGCCACAGAGGCAACCGTAATGATCCTCAGGATCGATGACGTCGTTGCAGCAAGCGGCAAGGGCGGCGCAATGCCCCCGGGAATGCCCCAGCCTGACATGGACATGTAA
- a CDS encoding dihydrofolate reductase family protein yields the protein MGEIIVSSFITLDGVVQAPGGPEEDTSGGFRYGGWTFPYFDDFLGGVMTEQMSRPFDLLLGRRTYEIFAGYWPDHNEEGEALNKARKYVASHSPLQTEWSNSVLLKGNVVEEIKKLKAQEGPQLQVLGSGNLVQTLLKHDLVDELWLMIFPITLGTGKRLFAEGTIPAAFTLQDLKKSPRGVIVAYYRRGGGVETGSF from the coding sequence ATGGGAGAGATAATTGTCTCGTCTTTTATAACGCTTGACGGCGTTGTGCAGGCTCCGGGCGGGCCGGAGGAAGATACTTCAGGCGGTTTCAGGTATGGCGGCTGGACCTTTCCTTACTTTGACGACTTTCTTGGCGGGGTAATGACCGAGCAGATGAGCAGGCCGTTTGACCTCCTGCTTGGCAGGAGAACATATGAGATATTTGCCGGCTACTGGCCGGACCACAATGAAGAGGGAGAAGCACTCAATAAAGCAAGGAAGTATGTAGCCTCTCATTCCCCTCTGCAGACGGAGTGGAGTAATTCGGTCCTGTTGAAAGGCAATGTCGTAGAGGAAATAAAAAAGCTTAAGGCGCAGGAAGGCCCGCAGCTGCAGGTTCTTGGCAGCGGCAACCTCGTTCAGACGCTGTTGAAGCACGACCTCGTTGACGAGTTATGGCTCATGATATTTCCCATCACGCTCGGAACAGGCAAGCGCCTGTTTGCCGAAGGCACTATTCCCGCTGCCTTTACTCTGCAAGATTTGAAAAAGTCGCCGAGGGGCGTGATAGTAGCTTATTACAGGCGTGGTGGGGGAGTGGAAACGGGGTCGTTTTGA
- a CDS encoding DUF1269 domain-containing protein produces the protein MQEKRYPRGHFMAVGMAIGIPLGLPIGLLIDMIVIGPLIGVAIGAGIGAYMEKKYNPNPLPISVEDDRQRKKIILALAGFFLLGLLALIALLMMI, from the coding sequence ATGCAGGAAAAAAGATACCCCAGGGGCCATTTCATGGCAGTGGGAATGGCTATCGGCATCCCTCTTGGCCTTCCTATAGGCCTCCTGATAGACATGATCGTCATCGGGCCATTGATTGGAGTTGCCATCGGAGCAGGGATAGGGGCATATATGGAGAAAAAGTATAACCCGAACCCCTTACCGATCTCAGTTGAAGATGACAGGCAAAGAAAGAAAATCATCCTGGCGCTTGCTGGATTCTTCCTGCTGGGCCTCCTTGCCCTGATCGCTTTGCTGATGATGATATGA
- a CDS encoding redox-regulated ATPase YchF, with protein MSMTIGLAGKPNAGKSTFFKAATMADVEIANYPFTTINANRGVTYVRTECPCVARPKRCGHCVDGIRYVPVELIDVAGLVPDAHLGRGLGNTFLDELRQAQAIIHVIDASGGTDIEGNPIDVGSHNPMDDIDFLNREITMWMFGILKRNWDRLARKIQAEGLKIEKVLSEQLAGAGVDEYHVICSLSECRLDHNHVKWSDDDLVRLCDAVRILSKPMMIAANKADIAPAEFVSNLKSLDQIVVPTSAAAEVVLRSASKGGAIRYNSGDDDFTIIKPDLTPAQKKGLESVHALLMKTGGTGIQECINKAVFELLNLIVVYPVEDEGKWSDKNDRMLPDAFLMKKGSTAHDLAYKIHTDIGSHFLYAVDAKTKMRLGEKHELNNGDVVKIVSTAK; from the coding sequence ATGTCAATGACCATAGGACTTGCAGGCAAACCCAATGCGGGGAAATCCACATTCTTCAAGGCCGCCACAATGGCGGATGTGGAGATAGCGAATTATCCGTTCACCACCATCAATGCCAACCGCGGGGTTACCTATGTGCGCACCGAGTGTCCCTGCGTGGCGCGGCCAAAGCGCTGCGGGCACTGCGTTGACGGCATCCGCTACGTGCCTGTGGAGCTCATTGACGTCGCAGGGCTCGTGCCGGATGCCCATCTCGGCAGGGGGCTTGGCAACACCTTCCTGGACGAGCTGCGGCAGGCGCAGGCCATCATTCATGTCATTGACGCCTCGGGGGGTACCGACATCGAGGGCAACCCCATAGACGTGGGCAGCCACAATCCGATGGATGACATCGATTTCCTCAACCGCGAGATAACCATGTGGATGTTCGGCATCCTCAAACGCAACTGGGACCGGCTGGCACGCAAGATACAGGCCGAAGGGCTCAAGATCGAGAAAGTCCTCTCCGAACAGCTTGCCGGCGCGGGGGTTGACGAGTACCATGTAATATGCTCACTTTCCGAATGCAGGCTCGACCACAACCATGTCAAATGGAGCGACGACGACCTCGTCAGGCTATGTGATGCCGTGCGCATCCTCAGCAAGCCAATGATGATAGCAGCCAACAAGGCGGACATCGCCCCTGCGGAGTTTGTGAGCAACCTGAAGTCACTGGACCAGATAGTGGTGCCCACCAGCGCAGCCGCCGAGGTTGTGCTCAGATCAGCATCAAAGGGAGGAGCCATCAGGTATAACTCAGGGGATGACGACTTCACGATCATCAAGCCGGACCTCACGCCCGCCCAGAAAAAAGGCCTGGAGAGCGTACATGCCCTGCTCATGAAGACTGGCGGTACAGGCATCCAGGAATGCATCAACAAGGCGGTTTTCGAACTGCTCAACCTCATAGTCGTGTACCCGGTGGAGGATGAAGGCAAATGGTCCGACAAGAACGACAGGATGCTCCCTGACGCGTTCCTCATGAAGAAAGGCTCAACAGCCCATGATCTCGCCTACAAGATACACACCGATATAGGAAGCCACTTCCTTTATGCAGTGGATGCAAAGACGAAAATGCGCCTGGGCGAGAAGCACGAGCTCAACAACGGTGACGTTGTGAAGATAGTATCCACCGCAAAGTGA
- the rimI gene encoding ribosomal protein S18-alanine N-acetyltransferase, which produces MNVRDENMIRRAILADIPQMVQVENLCFPVPWPDFLFKAHLNNPGFVAYEEEGLVLGYAMVGDFRGKAHLQNIAVHPDFRRQGIGTELIEWCIDLVRLYGYREMVLEVREKNTGSQAFYSSNGFKVSRTVEGYYMDDNAIVMSRKIYALPLPEA; this is translated from the coding sequence TTGAACGTCCGGGATGAGAACATGATACGCAGGGCTATACTGGCTGACATACCTCAGATGGTGCAGGTGGAGAACCTGTGTTTCCCCGTGCCATGGCCTGATTTTTTGTTCAAGGCCCATCTTAATAATCCGGGCTTTGTGGCGTATGAGGAGGAAGGCCTTGTCCTCGGCTATGCCATGGTTGGTGACTTCAGAGGGAAGGCCCATCTCCAGAACATTGCAGTGCACCCTGACTTCCGCAGGCAGGGTATTGGGACGGAGCTGATTGAGTGGTGTATAGACCTCGTAAGGCTTTACGGCTATCGTGAGATGGTGCTTGAGGTCAGGGAAAAGAACACCGGCTCACAGGCATTCTATTCAAGCAACGGCTTTAAGGTAAGCAGGACTGTCGAAGGATATTATATGGATGACAATGCGATCGTTATGAGCAGGAAGATATATGCTCTTCCCCTTCCCGAGGCTTAG
- a CDS encoding DUF916 domain-containing protein: MKKSLIYMVGLLFVSSLFASGAMADDVALLIRPLTTEVKMVSSSSGYGVSSTPAIAEDAVIYPYGEMSKLVVKPSYSNIRLQPGENREVKVTVTNRGEETASINPTLVIQPYTQNYLKEEWVTVTPQSFELAPDAKQQFVVKVSIPKDADIGYYYASMVFGKFDEQNYTKYPVYGGSMEMSIDVWTPPSVQIGTTYINDRVEAGKGYDYEVKITNVGKQDIAMDPEVLMNTVYYAEAVSSIRYDAGASNVVMDESSVTISAPSIIKAGETVTVKVHLDVPEDATGSFSGTLDLGIDDSALRDWEGQVQLYFTVWEKPSEPFVKEFTTTTDGTMRIEITTSIYDYGMYGSTTSGSLSPSFQVSMKQGSQQVGMQLVGSTTRGQVVYGSGNVRPLASSGSLGYQNTSTVYTEVYEVSGAAGEWTLSILPVNTDNFEYSITTGEFR, encoded by the coding sequence ATGAAAAAATCTCTAATTTATATGGTGGGGCTGCTGTTTGTCAGCTCTCTTTTCGCGTCGGGGGCAATGGCAGATGATGTTGCTCTCTTGATAAGGCCGCTGACTACGGAGGTAAAGATGGTTTCATCATCGTCTGGATATGGTGTGTCTTCCACGCCTGCGATCGCAGAAGATGCAGTGATCTATCCTTACGGGGAAATGAGCAAACTAGTTGTAAAGCCAAGCTATTCCAACATCAGGCTCCAGCCCGGTGAGAACAGGGAAGTAAAGGTCACTGTAACCAACAGGGGAGAAGAAACAGCTTCCATTAATCCCACGCTGGTCATCCAGCCTTATACCCAGAACTACCTCAAGGAAGAATGGGTGACTGTCACCCCACAGTCCTTTGAGCTGGCACCGGACGCAAAACAGCAGTTCGTGGTAAAGGTCAGCATACCGAAGGACGCGGATATCGGGTACTACTACGCATCCATGGTATTCGGAAAGTTCGATGAGCAGAACTATACTAAATACCCGGTCTATGGCGGTTCCATGGAAATGTCCATAGATGTCTGGACACCTCCAAGTGTGCAGATAGGTACAACTTATATCAATGACCGTGTTGAGGCCGGGAAAGGTTATGACTATGAGGTAAAGATCACAAATGTGGGCAAGCAGGATATAGCAATGGACCCCGAAGTGCTCATGAACACTGTCTACTATGCTGAAGCCGTATCTTCCATCAGGTATGATGCAGGCGCTTCTAACGTAGTAATGGATGAGAGCTCAGTCACCATAAGCGCCCCTTCAATCATTAAAGCAGGTGAAACGGTAACAGTCAAAGTTCACCTTGACGTGCCGGAAGACGCAACAGGGTCCTTCAGCGGAACACTGGACCTTGGCATCGACGATTCTGCACTGCGCGACTGGGAAGGCCAGGTGCAGCTCTACTTCACAGTATGGGAGAAACCCTCTGAACCGTTCGTGAAGGAGTTTACCACCACTACCGACGGTACCATGAGAATTGAGATCACTACCAGCATCTATGACTATGGGATGTATGGCAGCACCACATCGGGAAGCCTCTCTCCATCCTTCCAGGTCTCAATGAAGCAGGGAAGCCAGCAGGTGGGTATGCAGCTCGTAGGGAGCACTACCAGGGGTCAGGTTGTCTACGGTTCTGGCAACGTCAGGCCGCTGGCATCCTCCGGTTCTCTCGGTTACCAGAACACAAGCACGGTCTATACAGAGGTGTATGAGGTTTCAGGTGCTGCAGGTGAGTGGACACTCAGTATACTTCCTGTAAACACTGATAACTTTGAGTATAGTATCACTACGGGTGAATTCAGATAA
- a CDS encoding biotin transporter BioY — MNENYHYENYYESDVRKMAMASLFTALIAVGAFIRIPVLISPVPITLQVLFIFLAGAMLGARWGSMSVMIYLLLGIIGLPVFSGGSSGIGVLFGPTGGYLAGFVFAAFVIGTFSDRWGTSGVLRNALFMSAGLLVIYLLGAAYMVYVARISVESAILLGVAPFIPGDLLKLVFSSVIAAKYSLE, encoded by the coding sequence ATGAACGAAAATTACCATTACGAGAACTATTACGAGAGCGATGTCCGAAAAATGGCGATGGCATCCCTTTTTACCGCCCTGATAGCAGTCGGGGCATTTATCCGGATACCGGTCCTCATAAGTCCTGTTCCCATAACTCTGCAGGTGCTGTTCATATTCCTTGCAGGTGCCATGCTTGGTGCACGCTGGGGATCCATGAGTGTGATGATCTACCTGCTGCTTGGGATCATAGGACTGCCCGTGTTCTCCGGAGGCTCATCGGGTATTGGCGTGCTGTTTGGACCTACCGGTGGATATCTGGCAGGCTTTGTTTTTGCTGCGTTTGTCATAGGTACATTTTCCGACAGGTGGGGCACTTCAGGTGTGCTCCGGAATGCATTGTTCATGTCGGCAGGATTACTCGTGATCTATCTGCTGGGTGCTGCCTATATGGTCTACGTTGCACGCATATCAGTGGAAAGTGCTATCCTTCTGGGTGTTGCTCCGTTCATTCCGGGGGATCTGCTTAAGCTTGTATTCTCTTCTGTGATCGCCGCAAAGTATTCTCTTGAGTAG